In Nocardia asteroides, a single genomic region encodes these proteins:
- a CDS encoding malonic semialdehyde reductase encodes MSAPETSRGLDEQAASVLFSGARTANSFAATPVRDDELAAIWEHTRWAPTAANSQPMRVLFIRTDEARQRLIPHLSEGNRDKTRSAPATAILALDTEFHERLPQLLPFRPEMRDIFAADDDLRTRTGQFNAALQAGYFILAVRAAGLAAGPMAGFDATGIDAEFFAGTTRRSILVVNIGHPGPNPWFERLPRIDPREAIDWA; translated from the coding sequence GTGAGCGCCCCGGAAACGTCCCGCGGACTGGACGAACAGGCCGCCTCGGTGCTGTTCTCCGGTGCGCGCACGGCCAACAGCTTCGCCGCCACCCCGGTGCGCGACGACGAGCTCGCCGCCATCTGGGAGCACACCCGGTGGGCGCCGACCGCGGCCAATTCCCAGCCGATGCGGGTGCTGTTCATCAGAACCGACGAGGCAAGGCAGCGGCTGATCCCGCATCTGAGCGAGGGCAACCGGGACAAGACCCGGTCGGCTCCGGCCACCGCGATCCTCGCCCTGGACACCGAGTTCCACGAACGGCTGCCGCAGCTACTGCCCTTCCGCCCCGAAATGCGCGACATCTTCGCCGCCGACGACGACCTGCGCACGCGGACAGGACAGTTCAACGCCGCACTGCAAGCCGGCTACTTCATCCTCGCCGTCCGCGCCGCCGGACTGGCGGCGGGACCGATGGCCGGATTCGACGCCACCGGGATCGACGCCGAGTTCTTCGCCGGTACCACCCGGCGCTCGATCCTCGTCGTCAATATCGGCCACCCCGGCCCGAACCCCTGGTTCGAACGCCTGCCGCGGATCGACCCCCGCGAAGCGATCGACTGGGCCTGA
- a CDS encoding homogentisate 1,2-dioxygenase, protein MAYYRTVGQIPPKRHTQFRRDTGELYSEELAGADGFSGDSSLLYHRGIPSAITTAEPWEPGDLSLEPNVPLLPRHLRLHLLFTTADATDLVTGRRLILGNADVRISYAVAGVPSPLYRSAIGDECVYIEQGAGVIETVFGALDFRTGDYVLIPRATIHRWLPAEGAPVRAYVIEATGHIAPPKRYLSRFGQFLEHAPYCERDLHGPTTPLLREGTDVPLLVKHRGPAGIAGTRYVLPTHPFDVVGWDGCLYPYTFNIGDFEPITGRIHQPPPVHQVFEGRNFVVCNFVPRKVDYHPLAVPVPYHHSNTDSDEVMFYCGGDYEAREGAGIEKGSVSLHPGGHTHGPQPGAMENSIGRERFDELAVMIDTFAPLQLGEGARATDDGVYFRSWSR, encoded by the coding sequence ATGGCTTACTACCGCACCGTCGGGCAAATACCCCCCAAACGCCACACGCAGTTCCGCCGCGACACCGGCGAACTCTACTCCGAGGAACTCGCCGGCGCAGATGGCTTCTCCGGCGATTCATCACTGCTGTATCACCGCGGGATCCCCTCGGCCATCACGACGGCCGAACCATGGGAGCCCGGCGATCTGAGCTTGGAACCCAACGTCCCGCTGCTGCCCCGGCACCTGCGCCTCCACCTGCTGTTCACCACGGCGGACGCTACGGACCTCGTCACCGGGCGTCGGCTGATACTCGGCAACGCCGACGTGCGCATCTCCTACGCGGTAGCAGGGGTGCCGTCACCGCTGTACCGGAGCGCGATCGGTGACGAATGTGTCTACATCGAGCAGGGCGCGGGCGTCATCGAAACGGTATTCGGTGCCCTCGACTTCCGCACCGGCGACTACGTGCTGATACCCCGCGCCACCATCCACCGCTGGCTCCCGGCCGAAGGGGCACCGGTTCGCGCCTACGTCATCGAGGCGACCGGGCACATCGCCCCACCCAAGCGCTACCTGTCACGGTTCGGGCAATTCCTCGAGCACGCGCCCTACTGCGAGCGGGACCTGCACGGCCCGACGACGCCGCTGCTGCGCGAGGGCACCGATGTGCCGCTCCTGGTCAAGCATCGCGGGCCCGCGGGAATCGCCGGCACTCGCTACGTCCTGCCGACCCACCCGTTCGACGTCGTAGGCTGGGACGGCTGCCTGTACCCCTACACCTTCAATATCGGCGACTTCGAACCGATCACCGGGCGAATCCATCAACCCCCGCCGGTACATCAAGTATTCGAGGGCCGCAATTTCGTCGTCTGCAATTTCGTGCCGCGTAAGGTCGACTATCATCCCCTCGCCGTCCCGGTGCCCTATCACCATTCCAATACGGATTCTGATGAAGTGATGTTCTATTGCGGCGGCGATTACGAGGCGCGTGAGGGGGCCGGTATCGAGAAGGGATCGGTTTCGCTGCATCCAGGCGGTCATACACATGGGCCCCAACCCGGTGCGATGGAGAACAGCATCGGTCGCGAACGGTTCGACGAGCTCGCGGTCATGATCGACACCTTCGCTCCGCTGCAACTCGGCGAAGGCGCACGAGCCACCGATGACGGCGTCTACTTCCGAAGCTGGTCCCGCTGA
- a CDS encoding nitrate- and nitrite sensing domain-containing protein, which yields MISLRTPVRFGFGSVRSRILTIALIPSLVLVIAVAGVMSHLVREADRDRKWADTILQSAPHAIAFNDAIVRERRLTLLRIAQRPHDQAALLDERRRVDAAVRGLGTVPTALSAIIPGTFDEFGASVDEAVRKLLELRVRVDAELSNVAEAYETFGRLTAVQARSVDIMAQQAPDAGSAVALANAARLFRAADAMSAAHGLAAAVATEDGLGDLFLQQFVGRVGAYHAEVGVLAASADEQLRARVAQLTGSPAWQSSAAFEAALIERGSSSRRQATATPEAASVEENAETSVEELHALWRTYYQQVQERVAGTAEETTRTAFTLGGVALGVTAIAFLATLWLANRMTRRLMRLRQETLGLADDRLPAIIARIHAGDDVDIGSALPGLDFGDDEIGQVARAFEAAQRTAVAAAVTEAKTRDAVNAVFLNLVHRSQLMAHRQLEVLDAAESREENPALLSLLFKLDHLATRERRNAENLIILGGERPGRQWRNPVSLRDIVRSAIAETEDYARVRAARLPDVRIESVVVADIIHLLAELIDNSLSYSPPASRVEVSGNPVGKGAVVEIIDQGLGMRPDELARVNALLADSPDFGVLQLSSDSRLGLIVVSVLAARNDIKVRLTESDYGGIKALVVIPAALLADEAAPNPYSTPPAFADDPAQGPLPITTSGPSHPAPADFGADPETASGARPSLPRRHRQASLAPQLSDRPVERTARPVATPRSAEQARDLIAKIAHGTEQGRRVPTRTPRDDEERRP from the coding sequence ATGATTTCGCTGAGAACCCCCGTCCGATTCGGATTCGGCAGCGTCCGCTCCCGCATTCTGACAATCGCTTTGATTCCGAGTCTGGTACTCGTCATCGCGGTGGCCGGAGTGATGAGTCACCTCGTGCGGGAGGCTGATCGCGACAGAAAATGGGCCGATACGATTCTGCAGTCGGCGCCGCACGCAATCGCTTTCAACGACGCGATCGTGCGGGAGCGTCGGCTGACCCTGCTCCGCATCGCACAGCGGCCCCACGACCAGGCTGCGCTGTTGGACGAACGCCGCCGCGTCGATGCTGCTGTTCGCGGGCTGGGTACCGTACCGACTGCGCTGAGCGCCATCATCCCGGGGACGTTCGACGAATTCGGGGCAAGCGTCGATGAAGCGGTCCGCAAGTTGCTCGAGCTGCGTGTGCGGGTGGATGCGGAGCTGTCGAATGTGGCCGAGGCGTACGAGACATTCGGTCGCCTCACTGCCGTGCAGGCGCGGTCCGTCGACATCATGGCTCAGCAGGCACCTGACGCCGGAAGCGCAGTCGCGCTGGCGAACGCGGCGCGGTTGTTCCGAGCCGCCGACGCGATGTCGGCGGCACACGGGCTGGCTGCTGCCGTCGCCACCGAAGACGGACTCGGCGACCTTTTCCTGCAGCAGTTCGTCGGCCGGGTAGGTGCGTATCACGCCGAAGTCGGTGTGCTTGCCGCGAGTGCGGACGAACAACTCCGCGCTCGCGTAGCGCAGCTCACCGGCAGCCCGGCGTGGCAGTCTTCGGCAGCATTCGAAGCGGCCCTGATCGAACGAGGCAGCTCGTCTCGCCGGCAGGCAACGGCAACGCCGGAAGCAGCGTCGGTCGAGGAGAACGCGGAAACGTCCGTCGAGGAACTCCACGCGCTCTGGCGCACCTACTACCAGCAGGTGCAGGAGCGTGTGGCCGGAACCGCGGAGGAGACGACGCGTACCGCGTTCACCCTCGGCGGTGTGGCGCTCGGGGTCACCGCCATCGCCTTCCTCGCGACACTGTGGCTCGCGAACCGCATGACCCGGCGCCTCATGCGGCTGCGCCAGGAAACCCTCGGACTCGCCGACGACCGTCTCCCCGCGATCATCGCTCGAATTCATGCCGGGGACGACGTCGATATCGGGTCCGCGCTGCCCGGCCTCGACTTCGGTGACGACGAGATCGGGCAGGTCGCACGGGCTTTCGAGGCTGCGCAGCGAACCGCCGTTGCAGCCGCGGTGACCGAGGCCAAGACCAGGGATGCGGTCAACGCGGTATTCCTCAATCTCGTCCACCGCAGTCAGCTGATGGCGCATCGGCAGCTCGAAGTGCTGGACGCCGCGGAATCCAGGGAAGAGAACCCGGCGTTGCTGAGCCTCTTGTTCAAACTCGACCACCTCGCCACCCGCGAGCGGCGCAATGCGGAAAATCTCATCATCCTGGGCGGAGAACGACCCGGCAGGCAGTGGCGTAATCCGGTGTCGCTGCGCGACATCGTCCGCAGTGCCATTGCCGAAACCGAGGACTATGCCCGGGTCCGGGCAGCGCGACTGCCCGATGTCCGGATCGAGAGCGTCGTCGTCGCCGACATCATCCACCTGCTCGCCGAACTGATCGACAACTCGCTCTCCTACTCGCCGCCCGCTTCTCGGGTCGAGGTCTCCGGCAATCCGGTCGGAAAGGGAGCGGTGGTCGAGATCATCGACCAGGGACTGGGGATGCGGCCCGATGAGCTGGCGCGGGTCAACGCCCTCCTGGCCGACAGCCCCGACTTCGGCGTGCTGCAACTCTCCAGCGACTCTCGTCTGGGGCTGATCGTGGTGTCGGTGCTTGCCGCGCGCAATGACATCAAGGTTCGCTTGACCGAGTCCGATTACGGCGGGATCAAGGCGCTCGTGGTGATTCCAGCGGCATTGCTGGCCGATGAGGCGGCCCCGAATCCGTATTCGACACCGCCCGCCTTCGCGGACGATCCCGCCCAGGGGCCGCTCCCGATCACCACCAGCGGACCCTCACACCCGGCACCGGCCGACTTCGGAGCGGATCCCGAGACGGCATCCGGTGCTCGGCCCTCGCTTCCGCGGCGCCACCGGCAGGCGAGCCTCGCCCCGCAGCTGTCGGATCGGCCGGTCGAACGGACCGCGCGGCCGGTGGCGACACCGCGCTCCGCAGAGCAGGCGCGGGACCTGATCGCGAAGATCGCACACGGCACCGAGCAAGGAAGGCGCGTACCCACCCGCACTCCCCGCGACGATGAGGAACGACGACCATGA
- a CDS encoding roadblock/LC7 domain-containing protein: protein MTSLASTDLGWLLDELVGRIPGVRSAVLLSTDGLLIARCRSLARTDAEHLCAMSSAMYGLARSAGGRFDGGGVRQAVIELEDAVLFVTAGGPNACLSVWAEASADMGMVAYEMNQTVQRVGSYLSATTRQNDGRVDSR, encoded by the coding sequence ATGACCTCCCTGGCTTCGACCGATCTCGGCTGGCTGCTGGACGAACTCGTCGGGCGGATACCCGGAGTACGCAGCGCGGTGCTGCTGTCCACCGACGGGCTGCTGATCGCCCGCTGCCGATCCCTGGCACGGACCGACGCCGAGCACCTGTGCGCCATGTCCTCGGCGATGTACGGCCTGGCGCGGAGCGCTGGAGGCAGGTTCGACGGTGGCGGCGTGCGACAGGCCGTCATCGAACTCGAGGACGCGGTCCTGTTCGTCACGGCGGGCGGGCCCAACGCGTGCCTGTCGGTGTGGGCCGAGGCATCGGCCGATATGGGAATGGTCGCCTACGAGATGAATCAGACCGTGCAGCGGGTCGGAAGCTATCTGTCGGCGACGACACGGCAGAATGACGGCCGCGTCGATTCGCGATGA
- a CDS encoding nuclear transport factor 2 family protein produces MTSNVTAHPSELEITRDLLDAADTDIARFFGYFSEDCTFRMGNNDTIRGSRAIQEWVAAYLGAVTGMRHSILEEWPAGAVTALRVEVTYTLGDGTEFTLPAVTRTRVEDGKVTEYLIFMDPSPVTAAR; encoded by the coding sequence ATGACCAGCAACGTCACCGCCCACCCCAGCGAACTCGAGATCACCCGCGACCTGCTCGACGCCGCCGACACCGACATCGCCCGATTCTTCGGCTACTTCTCCGAGGACTGCACCTTCCGCATGGGCAACAACGACACGATCCGAGGCAGCCGGGCCATCCAGGAGTGGGTCGCCGCCTACCTCGGGGCGGTCACCGGAATGCGGCACTCGATCCTCGAGGAGTGGCCCGCCGGCGCGGTCACCGCCTTGCGCGTCGAGGTCACCTACACCCTCGGCGACGGCACCGAGTTCACCCTGCCCGCCGTGACCCGCACCCGGGTCGAGGACGGGAAGGTCACCGAGTATCTGATCTTCATGGACCCGAGCCCGGTCACGGCCGCCCGCTGA
- a CDS encoding LLM class flavin-dependent oxidoreductase — MRTLFPAAGVGVAASDRSRCMDIFDRRRFPLCISTRAAARPPDRAAATTRCSSPPPNNTRPRNPRHPWSRQSCRGQPHAAHAASPSKRGIGCGTRASLTLQIIRYSLLDARRRSPCAQGTPLSEPTSTGWMVACRQGGSAATLHERFTQMLELGKLADAGGLDVISFGEHHRPDFSMSAPEIVLAAISGVTERLRLSSGVTVLSSQDPVRVFEQFATLDNISDGRAEIIAGRGAFVESFPLFGYDLADYDALFDEKLRLLMQIRDNEVVTWTGRFRSALEAAAISPRPVQTPLPIWVGVGGTPASAMRAGALGLPMNLGFFAGPEQFVQRVELYHRAAEAEGHERSSLRVAASGHMYVGKTSQQARADFYPYYSRYLQASGAPFAANGFPRHTYDAWIQASLPVGSPQQVVDAIMRRVELLGIDRFMGQIDVGNLPWSMTRDSLELYMTEVAPVLRRETSRVPTR, encoded by the coding sequence ATGCGGACCCTTTTCCCTGCGGCTGGGGTCGGAGTTGCTGCGTCCGACCGCTCGCGATGTATGGATATATTCGACCGACGACGCTTCCCTTTGTGTATATCAACTCGAGCAGCAGCCCGGCCTCCTGATCGAGCAGCCGCCACAACGAGATGTTCATCCCCACCGCCAAACAATACTCGTCCACGCAACCCGCGACACCCATGGTCGCGGCAGAGCTGCCGCGGTCAACCGCACGCAGCACATGCTGCATCGCCCAGCAAGAGGGGCATTGGTTGCGGTACCCGTGCTTCCCTTACGCTGCAAATCATTCGATACTCACTTCTCGATGCGAGGCGCCGGTCACCCTGCGCCCAAGGCACACCGCTTTCGGAGCCCACCTCTACGGGCTGGATGGTGGCGTGCCGACAGGGAGGCTCCGCCGCAACACTGCACGAGCGGTTCACCCAAATGCTCGAGCTCGGCAAGCTGGCGGATGCGGGCGGGCTGGACGTCATCTCCTTCGGCGAACATCACCGGCCCGACTTCAGCATGTCGGCACCGGAGATCGTGCTCGCCGCGATCAGCGGAGTGACCGAGCGACTCCGGCTCTCCAGCGGCGTGACCGTGCTGTCCAGCCAGGACCCGGTTCGGGTCTTCGAGCAATTCGCGACGCTCGACAACATCTCCGACGGCCGCGCGGAGATCATCGCCGGGCGCGGCGCCTTCGTCGAGTCGTTCCCCCTCTTCGGGTACGACCTCGCGGACTACGACGCGCTCTTCGATGAGAAGTTGCGGCTGCTCATGCAGATCCGCGACAACGAAGTCGTCACGTGGACAGGTCGATTCCGGTCCGCCCTGGAGGCTGCGGCCATCTCGCCGCGGCCGGTCCAGACACCGCTGCCGATCTGGGTGGGCGTCGGCGGTACCCCCGCCTCCGCGATGCGCGCCGGAGCCCTCGGGCTCCCGATGAATCTCGGTTTCTTCGCCGGTCCCGAGCAGTTCGTCCAGCGCGTCGAGCTCTACCACCGCGCAGCCGAGGCGGAGGGACACGAACGTTCCTCGCTGCGGGTCGCGGCGAGCGGGCACATGTACGTGGGGAAGACATCGCAGCAAGCGCGAGCGGACTTCTACCCGTACTACTCACGGTATCTGCAGGCGAGCGGCGCACCCTTCGCCGCCAACGGCTTCCCGCGCCATACCTACGACGCCTGGATTCAGGCGAGCCTGCCGGTCGGGAGTCCGCAACAGGTGGTGGATGCCATCATGCGGCGCGTCGAGCTGCTCGGCATCGACCGGTTCATGGGGCAGATCGATGTCGGCAACCTTCCGTGGTCCATGACCCGCGACTCGCTCGAGCTCTACATGACCGAAGTCGCTCCGGTGCTGCGGCGGGAAACCAGCCGGGTGCCGACGCGATGA
- a CDS encoding acyl-CoA dehydrogenase family protein — MTITPNELLDRVRDLVPAITERAQKTEENRAPLDETITDLIDSGVLATLTPKEYGGLEFGLDVAADIVRTLSAACPSTGWVTSFYIGAAWRVNIFTEQAQREVFADKPYTLTAGTAAPLRQVEQVDGGFRITGQTAWNSGSIHADWFTFAGLGVDESGNPAPLWFLVPRSEVKILDTWYISGMSGTGSNDVAVDEVFVPTYRTGPFALALAGKAPGQLLHANPMYHLPFLPFAMAEVTPVVVGAMRGAADAFVDRTKARQGTLSQEKASGKQAAQMRLGRALAAADAAETLLHAFFERLTSERPEQAEPLDRAEMKLKAAFITDLCRNSLNDIVRGIGGDGFRTSSPIQRFHRDLSVLGVHAFLDIDTAAETMGRFTLDLPVSDPLL; from the coding sequence ATGACGATCACTCCGAACGAACTGCTCGACCGTGTCCGTGACCTGGTTCCGGCGATCACCGAGCGCGCCCAGAAGACCGAGGAGAACCGCGCTCCGCTGGACGAGACGATCACCGACCTGATCGACTCCGGAGTGCTGGCCACCCTCACCCCCAAGGAGTACGGCGGGCTCGAGTTCGGCCTGGACGTCGCGGCCGACATCGTGCGCACCCTGAGCGCGGCCTGCCCCTCCACGGGCTGGGTCACCTCCTTCTACATCGGCGCCGCATGGCGGGTGAACATCTTCACCGAGCAGGCCCAGCGCGAGGTCTTCGCCGACAAGCCCTACACCCTCACCGCCGGAACCGCCGCCCCGCTGAGGCAGGTCGAGCAGGTCGACGGCGGCTTCCGCATCACCGGCCAGACCGCCTGGAACTCCGGATCGATCCACGCCGACTGGTTCACCTTCGCCGGACTCGGCGTCGACGAATCCGGTAACCCGGCTCCGCTGTGGTTCCTCGTCCCCCGCTCGGAGGTCAAGATCCTCGACACCTGGTACATCTCCGGGATGTCGGGCACCGGCAGCAACGATGTCGCGGTGGACGAGGTCTTCGTGCCCACCTACCGCACCGGCCCGTTCGCCCTCGCCCTCGCGGGCAAGGCACCCGGCCAGCTGCTGCACGCCAACCCGATGTACCACCTGCCGTTCCTGCCGTTCGCCATGGCCGAGGTCACCCCGGTCGTGGTGGGCGCGATGCGCGGTGCCGCCGACGCGTTCGTCGACCGCACCAAGGCGCGGCAGGGCACCCTCAGCCAGGAGAAGGCCTCCGGCAAGCAGGCCGCCCAGATGCGGCTCGGCCGGGCACTGGCCGCAGCCGACGCCGCGGAGACGCTGCTGCACGCCTTCTTCGAGCGGCTCACCAGCGAGCGGCCCGAGCAGGCCGAACCTCTCGACCGCGCCGAGATGAAGCTCAAGGCCGCCTTCATCACCGACCTGTGCCGCAACTCGCTCAACGACATCGTGCGCGGAATCGGCGGCGACGGATTCCGGACTTCCTCGCCGATCCAGCGTTTCCACCGCGACCTGAGCGTGCTCGGTGTGCACGCCTTCCTCGACATCGACACCGCCGCCGAGACCATGGGCCGGTTCACCCTCGACCTGCCCGTCTCCGACCCGCTGCTGTGA
- a CDS encoding FAD-dependent monooxygenase, whose product MSHPTHPAPENLDEKVDTSHRRPVLISGAGPVGMILALELSLHGVESTLVEQHPQTTRFPKMDLTNARSMELLARLGLDEEIRAAGVGPTYSHDVVFCTSMTGREVGRWSYPSVDGMSEWIAASNDGTTPARAWQRVTQIEVEKLLMRRCLADDNIEVLRPWRVTEVAHDENGVRARIVSPVGGADHTIEADYLIGCDGAGSVVRRAMDLRMEGERGVITFCQVHFKSRDLATLHAHGQFWHTFFVGGGVGAIIAQDERDTWTLQTSAITDGVRTEDIDKQQLLDKVCGKHLEVDEILQSSVWQANVLVADHYRLGRLFVAGDAAHEVIPTGGYGLNTGIADAVNLGWKLAAVLNGFGGDDLLDSYEAERRPVALLARDWSFRHLNVHVEAQQLIDPELIESDSAEGEAHRATLADYFAANTGEHESYGVEMGYRYHSAVLADDDAGSSDPDVSTYTPTTVAGARAPHVRLADGTSLIDAFRDAFTLVSFVGSEVAGELSAVAAEAGVPLEVLATDDAVARTVYERDLVLVRPDGHVAWRGNSLPEDVRALLLTITGRSSLAAAA is encoded by the coding sequence ATGAGCCACCCCACCCACCCCGCACCGGAGAACCTCGACGAGAAGGTCGACACCTCCCACCGGCGTCCGGTGCTGATCTCGGGAGCCGGCCCGGTGGGAATGATCCTCGCGCTGGAACTCAGCCTGCACGGGGTCGAGAGCACGCTCGTCGAACAGCACCCGCAGACCACCCGTTTTCCCAAGATGGACCTCACCAACGCGCGCAGCATGGAGCTGCTCGCGCGGCTGGGCCTGGATGAGGAGATCCGCGCGGCCGGAGTCGGTCCCACCTACTCCCACGATGTCGTCTTCTGCACCTCGATGACCGGGCGCGAGGTAGGCCGATGGAGCTACCCGAGCGTCGACGGGATGTCGGAGTGGATCGCCGCCAGCAACGACGGCACCACCCCGGCCCGCGCCTGGCAGCGGGTCACCCAGATCGAGGTCGAGAAGCTGCTCATGCGGCGCTGCCTGGCCGACGACAACATCGAGGTGCTGCGCCCGTGGCGGGTCACCGAGGTCGCGCACGACGAGAACGGGGTCAGGGCCAGGATCGTCTCCCCGGTGGGCGGCGCCGACCACACCATCGAGGCGGACTACCTGATCGGCTGCGACGGCGCGGGCTCGGTGGTCCGGCGCGCCATGGACCTGCGGATGGAGGGCGAGCGCGGGGTGATCACCTTCTGCCAGGTCCACTTCAAGTCCCGGGATCTGGCGACCCTGCACGCGCACGGGCAGTTCTGGCACACCTTCTTCGTCGGCGGCGGGGTCGGGGCCATCATCGCCCAGGACGAGCGCGACACCTGGACCCTGCAGACCAGCGCCATCACCGACGGCGTACGCACCGAGGACATCGACAAGCAGCAACTGCTCGACAAGGTCTGTGGCAAGCACCTCGAGGTCGACGAGATCCTGCAGAGCAGCGTCTGGCAGGCCAACGTCCTCGTGGCCGACCACTACCGCCTCGGCCGGCTGTTCGTGGCGGGCGACGCCGCCCACGAGGTCATCCCCACCGGCGGCTACGGCCTGAACACCGGCATCGCGGACGCGGTCAACCTCGGCTGGAAACTCGCCGCCGTGCTCAACGGCTTCGGCGGCGACGACCTGCTCGACAGCTACGAAGCCGAACGCCGCCCGGTCGCCCTGCTGGCCAGGGACTGGTCCTTCCGCCACCTCAACGTGCACGTCGAGGCCCAGCAGCTGATCGACCCCGAGCTGATCGAGTCCGACAGCGCCGAAGGCGAGGCCCACCGGGCGACGCTGGCCGACTACTTCGCGGCCAACACCGGCGAACACGAGAGCTACGGCGTCGAGATGGGCTACCGCTACCACTCCGCGGTGCTCGCCGACGACGACGCGGGCAGCTCCGATCCGGACGTGTCGACCTACACCCCGACCACGGTCGCGGGCGCGCGTGCTCCTCACGTCCGGCTCGCGGACGGCACCTCCCTGATCGACGCGTTCCGCGACGCCTTCACCCTGGTCAGCTTCGTCGGGAGCGAGGTAGCCGGGGAGCTGTCGGCTGTCGCAGCGGAGGCGGGTGTCCCCCTCGAGGTTCTCGCGACCGATGATGCGGTCGCGCGCACTGTCTACGAGCGGGATCTGGTGCTGGTGCGGCCCGACGGCCATGTGGCCTGGCGCGGAAACTCGCTGCCCGAGGATGTGCGGGCGCTGCTGTTGACCATCACCGGCCGCAGTTCGCTGGCCGCTGCCGCCTGA
- a CDS encoding DUF742 domain-containing protein, giving the protein MTPAREYWFEDDAGRVVRPYAVAAGRDREARHDLDMITLVKTVRSDIRVSRMEAEHVEIVHLCAQPLSVAEVSARLRLPLFVTKVLICDLIEAGYLTYRASAPADTPHDPVLLQALLNGIRSL; this is encoded by the coding sequence ATGACGCCCGCGCGGGAGTACTGGTTCGAAGACGATGCCGGAAGGGTCGTGCGACCGTACGCCGTCGCCGCTGGGCGCGATCGAGAAGCACGTCACGACCTCGACATGATCACTCTGGTCAAGACGGTGCGTAGCGACATCCGTGTGTCCCGAATGGAAGCCGAGCACGTGGAGATCGTGCACCTGTGCGCGCAACCGCTGTCGGTGGCCGAAGTCTCCGCGCGACTGCGGCTTCCGCTGTTCGTCACCAAGGTCCTGATCTGCGACCTGATCGAGGCTGGCTACCTCACCTACCGGGCGTCCGCCCCGGCCGACACACCTCATGACCCAGTCCTCCTTCAGGCGTTGTTGAACGGCATCCGAAGTCTCTGA